Proteins from one Panicum virgatum strain AP13 chromosome 7K, P.virgatum_v5, whole genome shotgun sequence genomic window:
- the LOC120640664 gene encoding nuclear transport factor 2-like, translating to MASPPPPPPPPPAGAAAPGSPPPAQVVGNAFVNQYYNILHQSPELVHRFYQDASRLGRPAGAGADGMDTVTTMDAISDKIVSMGITRAEIKAVDAQESLGGGVTVLVMGHLTGRTGVGREFVQSFFLAPQEKGYFVLNDILRYVGDGEGEEGAGHPPPPPQQPVQETVTGAEAVPAPILANGTVGGDNETLPCEQDASPQPEQPAAESATPTPEEEDLYGEEVYNPPNDMEKPVVQETPVAEVINEVPNNVAVAAPSSSPSIPIEEAPKKSYASIVKVMKEYPPPAPAVPSRPAPPKPEKQAPPAPSLVADAPAFSPNTQGGSFQDPEVDAHAIYVRNLPLNATPQQLEEEFKRFGTIKHEGIQVRSNKIQGFCYGFVEFEDANAVQTAIEASPVMISERQCYVEEKRTTGSRGSNRGGRFAPGRGGNFRGEGLRGRGTYNGGRGYGRGEFSYRSDYGGRGGGRGGSSRGEVGYQRVDHSGTAGGRGTRPASAATAAK from the exons atggcgtcgccgccgccgccgccgccgccgccgcccgccggagccgccgcgcccggatcgccgccgccggcgcaagtG gTGGGCAACGCGTTCGTGAACCAGTACTACAACATCCTGCACCAGTCGCCGGAGCTCGTCCACCGGTTCTACCAGGACGCCAGCCGCCTCGGccggcccgccggcgccggcgccgacggcaTGGACACCGTCACCACCATGGAC GCGATTAGCGACAAGATCGTGTCCATGGGCATCACGCGCGCGGAGATCAAGGCGGTGGACGCGCAGGAgtcgctcggcggcggcgtcaccgTGCTCGTCATGGGCCACCTCACGGGGAGGACCGGCGTCGGCCGCGAGTTCGTGCAGTCCTTCTTCCTCGCGCCGCAGGAGAAGGGCTACTTCGTGCTCAACGACATACTGCGCTACGTCGGGGacggggaaggggaggagggagccgggcacccgccgccgccaccgcagcagCCGGTGCAGGAGACAGTCACGGGCGCGGAGGCCGTCCCTGCTCCCATCCTGGCCAATGGCACTGTCGGGGGAGACAACGAGACCCTGCCTTGCGAACAGG ATGCTTCACCGCAGCCTGAGCAGCCTGCAGCTGAGTCCGCAACTCCTACTCCAGAGGAGGAAGATCTCTACGGAGAGGAGGTTTACAACCCGCCGAATGATATGGAGAAGCCTGTTGTTCAGGAAACACCGGTTGCCGAGGTCATAAATGAAGTGCCGAATAATGTAGCAGTGGCTGCGCCAAGTTCGTCTCCCTCTATACCGATCGAGGAGGCCCCAAAGAAGTCATATGCTTCGATT GTAAAAGTCATGAAAGAATATCCACCACCAGCTCCTGCAGTTCCCTCCAGGCCTGCACCCccaaaaccagagaaacaaGCCCCTCCTGCACCTTCTCTGGTTGCTGATGCTCCAGCTTTCAGTCCTAACACTCAGGGTGGCAGCTTTCAAGATCCAGAAG TTGATGCACATGCCATATATGTGCGGAATCTGCCTTTAAACGCCACACCACAACAATTAGAAGAAGAATTCAAGCGATTTGGCACCATTAAGCATGAAGGCATCCAAGTTAGAAGCAACAAG ATCCAAGGGTTTTGTTATGGCTTTGTAGAATTTGAGGATGCCAACGCAGTCCAAACTGCAATAGAG GCTTCTCCTGTTATGATTAGTGAACGGCAATGTTATGTTGAAGAGAAAAGAACTACTGGTTCTCGTG GCAGTAACCGAGGAGGAAGGTTTGCACCAGGTAGAGGTGGTAACTTCCGAGGTGAAGGCCTTAGGGGCCGTGGTACTTACAATGGAGGCAGAGGCTATGGGAGGGGCGAGTTCAGTTACCGATCTGATTATGGCGGCCGAGGTGGTGGCAGGGGTGGCTCATCGCGCGGAGAAGTTGGCTATCAGCGGGTTGACCACTCTGGTACAGCCGGTGGCCGTGGCACCCGGCCAGcatctgctgctactgctgcaaaGTGA